The Faecalibacterium prausnitzii genome includes a window with the following:
- a CDS encoding AzlD domain-containing protein, giving the protein MTYNNWVYIAVMAAVSYAIRVLPLTLIRKPIQNRFIQSFLFYVPYVTLAVMTFPAIVNATQSPLAGAAALVVGIAAAWFGASLFQVSVACCAVVFVLELFLVR; this is encoded by the coding sequence ATGACATACAACAATTGGGTCTACATCGCCGTGATGGCGGCGGTCTCCTACGCCATCCGCGTTCTGCCGCTGACACTCATCCGCAAGCCCATCCAGAACCGGTTCATCCAGTCGTTCCTGTTCTATGTGCCCTATGTGACGCTGGCTGTGATGACCTTTCCGGCCATCGTCAACGCCACCCAGAGCCCTCTGGCCGGTGCGGCGGCGCTGGTGGTGGGCATCGCCGCTGCCTGGTTCGGGGCCAGCCTGTTCCAGGTGTCGGTCGCCTGCTGCGCCGTGGTGTTTGTTCTGGAATTGTTTTTGGTACGGTGA
- a CDS encoding AzlC family ABC transporter permease: METAVKPYAFSRKVFCEGMRDGVPIALGYFAVSFSLGIAARNAGLTPIQGFVASLFNNASAGEYAAFSLIAAGATYVEVAIITLIANARYLLMSCALAQRFAPGTPFFHRLIIGYDVTDELFGITIARPGYLNPFYTYGAIALAAPAWAMGTALGIVAGNLLPLRAVSALSVALYGMFLAIIIPPARKNKVVAVLVALSFALSFVCNYLPGIASLSDGTRTILLTVLISCGAAVLFPVPTQAEEAEQ; this comes from the coding sequence ATGGAAACTGCAGTCAAGCCCTACGCATTCAGCCGGAAGGTGTTCTGCGAAGGGATGCGGGACGGTGTGCCCATCGCACTGGGGTATTTTGCCGTCTCTTTTTCGCTGGGCATTGCGGCCCGAAACGCGGGCCTGACCCCCATCCAGGGGTTTGTTGCCAGCCTGTTCAACAATGCTTCCGCCGGAGAATATGCGGCGTTCTCGCTCATTGCCGCCGGGGCTACCTATGTGGAAGTGGCCATCATCACCCTCATTGCCAACGCGCGGTATCTGCTGATGAGCTGCGCGCTGGCCCAGCGGTTTGCCCCCGGCACACCCTTCTTCCACCGGCTCATCATCGGCTACGATGTCACCGATGAGTTGTTCGGCATCACCATCGCACGGCCCGGCTACCTGAACCCGTTTTACACCTACGGTGCCATCGCACTGGCGGCACCGGCCTGGGCCATGGGCACCGCGCTGGGCATCGTGGCGGGCAACCTGCTGCCCCTGCGGGCCGTCAGCGCTCTGAGCGTCGCGCTCTACGGCATGTTCCTTGCCATCATCATCCCCCCGGCCCGCAAGAACAAGGTCGTGGCGGTTCTGGTGGCGCTGAGCTTCGCCCTCAGCTTTGTCTGCAATTACCTGCCGGGCATCGCATCGCTCTCCGACGGCACCCGCACCATCCTGCTCACGGTGCTCATCTCCTGCGGGGCGGCGGTGCTGTTCCCGGTTCCAACGCAAGCTGAGGAGGCCGAACAATGA
- a CDS encoding ABC transporter ATP-binding protein yields the protein MPRPGRQTTERAKDFKGTLLQLLKTMGAYKISLIVVIVFAILSTIFNIAGPKILAKATTALATGWIARLRGVGSIDFGYIGKILLILLAMYLCSAAFSFVQGWLMTGLSQKVCYDFRRQISEKIDRLPLAYFEKRTVGEVLSRITNDVDTLGQSLNQSVTQLITSVTTMIGVLLMMLSISPRMTLIALLILPVSLALVLLVVKFSQKYFKAQQATLGVVNGQVEEVYSGHSVIKAFNREAAVLADFNTANDKLFESAWKSQFLSGLMQPIMNFVGNLGYVAVAIVGSVFAANGVITIGDIQAFIQYVKNFTQPIQQLAQVSNMLQSMAAAAERVFEFLNEPEEAQLADPARRADPACIDGQVTFDHVRFGYVPEKTIIHDFSCTVNPGEKVAIVGPTGAGKTTMVKLLMRFYDVDSGSITLNGHDVRDFDRSALREGFGMVLQDTWLFKGTIMENIRYGRLDATDEEVIAAAKAANADHFIRTLPGGYQMELNEDASNVSQGQKQLLTIARAILADNRILILDEATSSVDTRTEQRIQTAMDNLMRGRTSFVIAHRLSTIRDADLILVMRDGDIVEQGTHDQLIEKGGFYADLYNSQFEDVVE from the coding sequence ATGCCGAGACCCGGACGCCAGACGACGGAACGCGCCAAGGATTTCAAGGGCACGCTGCTGCAGCTGCTCAAGACCATGGGCGCATATAAGATCTCCCTCATCGTCGTCATCGTTTTCGCCATCCTCTCCACCATCTTCAACATCGCAGGCCCGAAGATCCTGGCCAAGGCCACCACGGCCCTTGCCACCGGCTGGATCGCCAGACTGCGCGGCGTTGGCAGCATCGACTTTGGCTACATCGGCAAAATTCTGCTCATCCTGCTGGCCATGTACCTCTGCTCGGCTGCATTCAGCTTCGTTCAGGGCTGGCTGATGACCGGCCTTTCGCAGAAGGTGTGCTACGACTTCCGCCGCCAGATCAGCGAGAAGATCGACCGCCTGCCCCTCGCCTACTTTGAGAAGCGCACCGTCGGTGAGGTGCTCTCCCGCATCACCAACGACGTCGATACTCTGGGCCAGAGCCTGAACCAGAGCGTCACCCAGCTCATCACCAGTGTGACCACCATGATCGGTGTGCTCCTCATGATGCTCTCCATCAGCCCCAGAATGACCCTCATCGCCCTGCTCATCCTGCCCGTTTCGCTGGCGCTTGTGCTGCTGGTGGTCAAATTCAGCCAGAAATACTTCAAGGCCCAGCAGGCCACTCTGGGCGTCGTGAACGGCCAGGTGGAGGAAGTCTACTCCGGCCACAGCGTCATCAAGGCATTCAACCGCGAAGCCGCTGTGCTGGCCGACTTCAACACCGCAAACGACAAGCTGTTCGAATCCGCCTGGAAGAGTCAGTTTCTCTCCGGCCTGATGCAGCCCATCATGAACTTTGTGGGCAATCTGGGCTATGTGGCCGTGGCCATCGTCGGCAGCGTGTTTGCCGCCAACGGCGTCATCACCATCGGCGACATTCAGGCCTTCATCCAGTATGTCAAGAACTTCACCCAGCCCATCCAGCAGCTCGCGCAGGTGTCGAACATGCTGCAGAGCATGGCCGCTGCGGCGGAGCGCGTCTTCGAGTTCCTGAACGAGCCGGAAGAAGCGCAGCTCGCCGACCCGGCCCGCCGGGCAGACCCCGCCTGCATCGACGGTCAGGTCACCTTTGACCACGTCCGGTTCGGCTATGTGCCCGAAAAGACCATCATCCACGATTTCAGCTGCACCGTGAACCCCGGCGAGAAGGTCGCCATCGTAGGCCCCACCGGCGCGGGCAAGACCACCATGGTCAAGCTGCTGATGCGGTTCTACGATGTGGATTCCGGTTCCATCACCCTGAACGGCCACGATGTGCGCGACTTTGACCGCAGCGCTCTGCGCGAGGGCTTCGGCATGGTGCTGCAGGACACCTGGCTGTTCAAGGGCACCATCATGGAGAACATCCGGTACGGCCGCCTCGACGCCACCGACGAAGAAGTCATCGCCGCAGCCAAGGCTGCCAACGCAGACCACTTCATCCGCACCCTGCCCGGCGGCTACCAGATGGAGCTGAACGAGGACGCCTCCAACGTCAGCCAGGGCCAGAAGCAGCTGCTGACCATTGCCCGCGCCATCCTGGCCGACAACCGCATCCTGATCCTGGATGAGGCCACCAGCAGCGTGGATACCCGCACCGAACAGCGCATCCAGACCGCAATGGACAACCTGATGCGCGGCCGCACCAGCTTCGTCATCGCCCACCGCCTGTCCACCATCCGGGACGCAGACCTCATCCTTGTGATGCGGGACGGCGACATCGTCGAGCAGGGCACCCATGACCAGCTCATCGAAAAGGGCGGCTTCTACGCAGACCTGTACAACAGCCAGTTCGAAGACGTTGTGGAATAA